The segment AAATAAGGAAACATCCCAAATGGATAATAAAGCCGGATTTGTAAATATTATAGGTAATCCGAATGTAGGAAAGTCAACTCTGATGAATCAGTTGGTGGGCGAAAAGCTTTCGATCATCACTTCAAAGGCTCAAACTACCAGACATCGGATCATGGGGATTATAAGCGGGGAAAATTTCCAGATCATCTATTCGGATACACCCGGGATCATTGAGCCGCATTATAAACTCCATGAAAAGATGCTCCGGTTTATCGACCTGGCACTTGAAGATGCCGATATACTTTTGTATGTCACTGACATCAGGGAAAAATATGACAAGCACCTGGATTATATAGAAAAAATTAAAAAGACTGATATTCCGGTTATTTTGATTGTCAATAAGATTGATCTGGCACGTGAGAATGAGCTGGAGCCCATTCTTTCGAAATGGAAAAAGATGCTTCCCCACGCCCATATTATTCCTGTTTCGGCCCTTAAAGGCTATTATCTGCCGGAAGTTTTTGATAAGATACTGGAACTGCTTCCTGAGAATCCTCCCTATTATCCTAAAGATGCACTTACCGATAAACCTGAGCGCTTTTTTGTTTCAGAAATCATCCGGGAGAAGATATTCCTTAATTATGAAAAAGAGGTTCCTTATTCAACGGAAGTGCAGATCGAGGAATTTAAAGATACCGATCAGATACTCAATATAAGAGCCACCATTTATGTCATGCGGGATAGTCAAAAAGCAATACTGATCGGTAGCAGGGGAGAGGCCATCAAGAATATTGGTATCCGGGCCCGGGAAGAGCTGGAGGCCATTTACGAGAAGCAGGTGTTCCTCGATCTTTATGTTAAGGTACATAAAGAATGGAGAGATAAGGATGGTTTCTTAAAATCCCGGGGGTATAATGTTTAACTATTATTGGCAATGTAGGCACTGGAAAGAAACGCCTATATACTTTCAATTAAAGCTGTAGCATGGCAAAAGATACTGTGGCAATCCTGGGCAGACCAAATGTAGGTAAATCCACCCTTTTTAACAGGCTCACCGAATCAAGAAAGGCCATTGTGGATGAGGTGAGCGGTGTTACCCGCGACCGGCATTACGGGGTTGTTGAATGGGAGGGAAAAATGTTTAACCTTATCGATACAGGTGGATACATAGAACATACCGAGGATATTTTCGAGAAAGAAATCAGAAAACAAGTCAAAATTGCCATTGAGGAAGCATCGGTAATATTATTCGTTGTGGATGTTACCACCGGTATCACCGATCTGGACCAACAGATGGCTGATATGCTCAGGAAAATCGATAAAAAGGTCATTACCGTGGTCAATAAGGTTGATAATCTCCAGAGAAATTATGACGCCAATGTTTTTTACGGACTGGGGCTGGGAGATATATTTCCCATTACTTCGCTTCATGGATCGGGAACCGGGGATTTACTGGATGAAGTTCTTAAACATCTTGAACTGAAGGATCATGCGCCGGAAGAGGATATTCCGAGATTTGCGGTTGTAGGAAAACCCAATGTAGGAAAATCTTCGCTTGTTAATAATCTGATCGGAGAAGAAAGAAATATTGTGACTACGGTGTCCGGGACTACCAGGGATTCTTTATATTCCCGCTATACGAAGTTTCAGCACGATTTTTATCTTGTGGATACGGCAGGCCTGAGAAGAAAAGGAAAGGTGCACGAAGATGTAGAGTTCTATTCGGTGATGAGGGCCATCAGGTCTATAGAATATGCAGACGTATGCTTGTTGATGATTGACGCCACACAGGGCATTCAATCCCAGGATCTGAACATCCTTAAACTCATTCAGCAAAACCGTCGAGGGGTAGTCATGCTTGTCAATAAATGGGATCTGATAGAAAAAGACAGCGGAACCGCCAACGAATACACCCGCATGATCAAACGAAAAATCGCTCCTTTTCAGGATATTCCAATCATCTTTACCTCTGCAATTTACAAGAAGAGAATACACAGAGTTCTTGAAGAGGCTGAAAGGGTGTATCAAAATCGGATAAGAAGGATTAGCACATCACAGCTCAACAAGGTGGTAGAGAAAGCAGTGAATGGTTTCCCT is part of the Bacteroidales bacterium genome and harbors:
- the der gene encoding ribosome biogenesis GTPase Der → MAKDTVAILGRPNVGKSTLFNRLTESRKAIVDEVSGVTRDRHYGVVEWEGKMFNLIDTGGYIEHTEDIFEKEIRKQVKIAIEEASVILFVVDVTTGITDLDQQMADMLRKIDKKVITVVNKVDNLQRNYDANVFYGLGLGDIFPITSLHGSGTGDLLDEVLKHLELKDHAPEEDIPRFAVVGKPNVGKSSLVNNLIGEERNIVTTVSGTTRDSLYSRYTKFQHDFYLVDTAGLRRKGKVHEDVEFYSVMRAIRSIEYADVCLLMIDATQGIQSQDLNILKLIQQNRRGVVMLVNKWDLIEKDSGTANEYTRMIKRKIAPFQDIPIIFTSAIYKKRIHRVLEEAERVYQNRIRRISTSQLNKVVEKAVNGFPPPAVRGRYIQIKYATQLHTHAPSFAFFCNYPQYVREPYKRYIENVLRKHFDFTGVPIQIFFRKK
- the era gene encoding GTPase Era, whose product is MDNKAGFVNIIGNPNVGKSTLMNQLVGEKLSIITSKAQTTRHRIMGIISGENFQIIYSDTPGIIEPHYKLHEKMLRFIDLALEDADILLYVTDIREKYDKHLDYIEKIKKTDIPVILIVNKIDLARENELEPILSKWKKMLPHAHIIPVSALKGYYLPEVFDKILELLPENPPYYPKDALTDKPERFFVSEIIREKIFLNYEKEVPYSTEVQIEEFKDTDQILNIRATIYVMRDSQKAILIGSRGEAIKNIGIRAREELEAIYEKQVFLDLYVKVHKEWRDKDGFLKSRGYNV